From the Thermoplasmatales archaeon genome, the window GCCGTTCCAGCCATTTCGTTATAATTTGGACTGCCTCGGCATCGAGGTGAGATTCGTCTGAATTATAGTGAGATGTGGCAATTTCCGCAGATATACTTTCAAGAGGCAAATCAACGTGTTTCAACACATGATCTGCGTTCTCCGGATACGCAAAGTCCACATTCCCCTTATCAGCAAGAGTTGATTCAAGCAACTTCCCATCATCCTTCCAGTTTACCTGGATGTCCTTCTTCCCTATGATGACCAGCACGGGTTCTGTTATTTTTTTCAAATTTTCTGAAAGAGAATATTTCCAGAGTTCTCTTGAAAATGGGAGATTATAGGGACTTTCCAGTGACTTAAGCATAAGTTTGACACCTTCTGACAACGAATCTTCTATATTCATTTTGTTTCCAAGCAGGAATTGATTCACTGCCCTATCGTATTTTTCCAATATTTCGTCAGCATTTGGATAAGATTTAATCTGTGCAGTCAGCTGACTTCTGGCTATATCTCCAACCGATCTCCCGGGTGCACCTGTCAGTACAAGCGCCTTAAATTTTTGGCTCATTTCACTTAGTTGATAATTCACTGCATGGATCCCACCTTCGCTGTTTGTTAACGCATAAATCCTTTGATTTATGACGTTGGTTTGGGAAGCTAAGGTTGAAACCGCTCCGGTTAGTTCCTGTATATGCGTTTCCATGCTTACTTTTCCAGCGAATTTTGAGAGGTTTCCCCTTACATGTGGTCCAGATGCCATTTTATCATACCTAAGTGTAACGTAACCTTCCCCTGCTAAAGTTTCCGCCAGAAGTTTTCCACTTCCGTTTTTTCCAGGCAGAAGGGGTGAACACCAGTCCCTATCAGTCGGCCCACTGCCGGCAACCATCACTATTCCGGGGTGAGATAAACCATCATCGGGATACGTTAGAGTTCCAAATATTTCAATGTCAAGAACTTTCCAGGAGATCTCTCGTGAAAGCAAAGCAAAATCGGCCATGATTTTTCATGATTTCAAATATATATATATATATCTCCAACGTAAAAATACCAGAACTACTGTATTCAATTAAAATTTTAAACAAATACCGACCGATCCATCGCCGAAAGTCATTTCAACATCCATTTTGACCGCATAATGAATGTCTCGCACAGTCAATTTCCAACAATTTTGGTTGTTTTATAATTAGTTATCAAGTACCCGTTCCAGTGTTATTATATATCACACATACTTATTGAAAACGGTTATATATGACTATAATATTAATATATTATGGAGCAGACCACTATACAAATTTCTAAAGAGACCAGAGAGAAACTCAAGAAAGTTGGGAGAAAGGGTCAGACCTATGATGAAATAATAGAAACCCTCCTCGAGATCAGCAAGAAGGCTATTTTCTTCAATGAGCTTGACAGGATAGCTAATAATGAGGAGTTTGTACCACTTGACAACTTATGAGGTGCTTCTCTCAACCACAGCAGCGAAGGAGTTTAAATTTCTGCAAAAAATGGAGCAGAACAGGATCAGGGAAAAGTTTAATGATCTTGCGAAAGATCCTTACAACAATTCACAAAGACTAGACACAAAAAAATTAACAGGAACAAGCCGTGTTTATTACCGGCTAAGGGTGGGAGATTACAGAATCATATACTTTCTGGATGATGACGGAATAAAAGTTGTGAGGATTGCAACGAGATCAGATGCGTATTCGTGGCTGGATTAGATGTTTTAACCATTTGCCTCTAGGCATTTACTTTAAACTTTAATTAAATATTGACCGATCAATTTCTAGATCATGCAACGTTCCGTAATGAATTGGTTTTCCTTCTTATGCCCGTTCGCTTTGCATATTCTTCCCAACGAAATATAGACTGACTGCAGAAACTACCAGCACACTGACGGCACTCATCGCCATTCCTATGGACCAACCGAAAAATTGCCCAGACATTAAGAACAAGATTCCATTTGTTATTGCACCTATGACTCCAGCAAAGGCGACGATCGCACATATTCTTAATGACAATAAATGAGTTTTGAAACCAAGAATAAGAAAAGTCAGTGATGTGAGCAGAATAGCAAATCCAATGATAACATGTACAAGAACGAAACCAAAGTGACCTCCGAAGTACATTAACG encodes:
- a CDS encoding type II toxin-antitoxin system RelE/ParE family toxin → MTTYEVLLSTTAAKEFKFLQKMEQNRIREKFNDLAKDPYNNSQRLDTKKLTGTSRVYYRLRVGDYRIIYFLDDDGIKVVRIATRSDAYSWLD